From Apium graveolens cultivar Ventura chromosome 9, ASM990537v1, whole genome shotgun sequence, the proteins below share one genomic window:
- the LOC141686276 gene encoding uncharacterized protein LOC141686276 has protein sequence MAIKAQALAKFVMECTFPKPQPPASHEIAQEEANPGTDCWKLYVDGSSTVERSGAGLILISPEGFNIQQAITFAFKAMNNQAEYEALISGLKLAKSLGISKMIVYSDSQIVIKQTSGEYIAKDPTLVQYQTMVRNILEATPDITILQINREENSKADERSKLVQNTSDLASSVYFEELKAPSTERAKVLCIGRSCASGAQTIG, from the coding sequence ATGGCGATAAAGGCCCAGGCCTTAGCGAAATTCGTTATGGAATGCACCTTCCCAAAGCCGCAACCACCCGCTTCCCACGAGATAGCCCAGGAAGAAGCCAACCCAGGAACAGATTGCTGGAAACTCTACGTGGACGGATCATCCACGGTCGAAAGGTCCGGAGCGGGCCTCATCCTAATCAGCCCGGAGGGCTTCAACATTCAACAGGCAATAACTTTTGCCTTCAAGGCAATGAACAATCAGGCTGAATATGAGGCACTCATCTCCGGGCTCAAATTGGCAAAATCTCTTGGTATTTCAAAGATGATCGTATACAGTGATTCTCAGATTGTGATCAAGCAAACCAGTGGAGAATATATTGCGAAAGATCCAACATTGGTACAATACCAGACAATGGTGCGGAATATCCTGGAAGCCACCCCCGACATCACCATACTTCAGATCAACAGAGAAGAGAACTCTAAAGCAGACGAGCGGTCCAAGCTCGTACAAAATACTTCGGACCTCGCTAGTTCAGTGTACTTCGAAGAACTCAAGGCACCCAGCACAGAGCGAGCTAAGGTCCTGTGCATCGGGAGGTCCTGTGCATCGGGAGCTCAGACAATTGGATGA